The sequence below is a genomic window from Fusibacter sp. A1.
ATTGGCTCAACCATGAGTGTTTCCAAGGCGTTCTGAACATTATACCCATTCAGGTCTGGTGAATATATATCGAAAGAATTATCTTTGTCATATATCTGAGCTATAAATGGTAGACCTAAGATATGGTCTAGATGATAATGAGAAATAAAAAGAGTAAACTTATTAAGCCTTGATTGGTTCATATAATTTATCAAACCTGAACCTGCATCAAATACAATTTCGGTTTTATTATTTTTTACCATTAAACATGTCGTATTACTACCTAGATTAGATTGACCACCAGATACTGAGCCCATGACACCATATATTTTAAATTTCATCGCTTTATCTTTCCCCCTTTTTTACTTATAGCATAGTAGATTTAAACAAGTCAACCAAGTGCTTGTCTAATGCGCCATCTTTAACTTCATATGATAGTATTTGAAAAGCTTTTTCAATAGACATTGGCGCTTTATAGGGTCTGTCAATAGCAGTGAGTGCATCATAAATATCTGTTATCGCCAATATTCTTTCAAATAGCGATAAGTCATTTTGATCAATCCCCATAGGATAGCCCTTGCCATTCAATTTCTCATGGTGGCTAGCAGCAATCATTGGAACATTGGCAAAAGTCTTTCCCCAACTCATCTTTTCAAGGATTTCTTTTGAATAGACAACATGCATATTTATTTTACGACGTTCATCATCTGTTAAATTCCCTTTTTTTATCGATAAATTATAATATTCTTCTTCATTTAGAAAAACTAACTGCAAATCATTGTATATAATAGGCACTTCATCTCTAAGCATTTTCAAGAAATTTAAGCTATCCTCATCAAGGAAATTGGACTTATTTATCTCTTTTATTTTTTCTATATATTTTACTGTGTTGTCTGAAAAATCAATATTAAAAGTGTTATCATTATCTTTTTTAATTAACTCACTCATCAGATAATATCTCATTTCAATCTCATTAATGTTGGCATCAGATAATCTATTTTTCTTCTGTAATACTGCTTCAGGTACACCTATTTTACCAACATCATGTAAACGCGCTGCTATTTCTAACTCTTTTTTTCTGTCATCACTTATATGAATTTCTTTATATATACCTTGATTGTCATTAATAGCATTAGCAAGCAAAAGTGAATACTCAGCAACTTTTCTTGAATGACCAGCTGTAACAGGGTCTCGCTGTTCAAGCGTTGTTGATAGGGTCGTAATAATTGTATCCAGCAGTTCAGATAATTCTAAATGCAACTTTGTCCTGTCAATTAATATAGCTGCTTGTGATGCCAATGAGGAAGTTAGTTGTTCATCTAACAGCGTAAATGAAGGCAAATCAACGTTTGTTTCATAAGATATAATTAGGGATGAATTTTTTTCCTTTTTGTTAATAAGCTGCATGGCACCTATAACATCACCATCATAGTTTAAAAGAGGTACAACCAACATATTGATTGTTCTATAATTTATTTTTTTATCGAAAGAGCTGTTGTGTTCAATGTTAAAGAGGCTTTTTACGTCATTCATTGTTTTTAAATTATAGCTTTTTTTATTTAGGACACAGTTTCCTACAATAGACTGTCTGTTAATTGGTATAACACTTTTTTCAAAGGGAACATCAACAGAATGGTTAACCGTGTATTCAAATTGCAGACCTTGATCCGTTAGTGTAAATATACTACCTGCATCTGCATTGGTTATTTCGACACAAGATTCTAGTATTATATGAAGTAATTTATCCACATCTCGTTCATTTGATAACTGTATAGCTATATCAGTGAGTTTGCTAATTAGTTTTTTTTCGTTCATTGTGTCCCCCTTCAAATTCCATGTCGATGTTGAGTAGTTTTCGACTTACTTGATTCCCAATAGCTGCATTTATCTCCAGTACAAAGGTGTACTTATCTCATTATACTATATAAATAAAAGAATCTTCACAGACTTATTATATATATTCTGGTCAGCCTTAATATTTTAATTCTCATGTTTTTGTTAATATACTCCCAAAAAACGAAATAAACACCCTACTGTCAATGTTTTTTAAGTAGAGTGGTTCTAGTCTCTCATTTGGACCAGAGCATATTGTTGGAGATGACCGCGAATGTAATGCTCTCATCATTCTAATTCTTAAGCACACCAAAACTCCACAAATTACATCCTTTAGAAAAGCATTCTTATAGTTTTCCATTTTTTCTTCAGCAATTAGAATATCCTATTATTTCTATAATAAAGTACATAGCTAACGTCATAATTAGCACCAGCACATATAGTAATTGTACAGCTGTGAGCGTTGATTAGTCAAACAAAATACGAGCAGGTTTCCAAAATGAGGGGAATAAGTTTTAATTGACTTTTAATGTTCAAAGTAAACGGTGAAACGTCAGTATGAACGGATTGAATTACCTCTTTCTACGGCGTATCATAAACCTGCAAACAGAGATTGTTACAAGAGTTCTTAAGATGCAATAAGAACGCATAGAGTACCTGATATCATTAATAATGATCAAGGTAACCAGTTCACATCAAGCGAGTACATCGAGGTAATTAAGAGCTATAATCATTCTAAAATAAGCATGGATGATTAATTTGGACAACGGACAACATTTCCATAGAAAGTTTTTCAGATCATAGAATCTGGAACGCCTATACTTAGAGTTCCCTGAAGCAGTAACTAAAATAAAATCTTACTAAAAAGTACATAATTGACTACAACTTTCCCCGAGACCATCAAAGTTATGGGTATAAAACACCAATCGAGGTTTAGTATAAACCTATACTCTTGTTTCCCCGTTTCTAATTTAAAAATAACTAATTCTATTGATAAGAAGTATTTGCAACCATCATGTTTATAATTCCCCTTTTGGTGTATGATTATATTAGGTGTATTTAATTATTTAATAAAGCTGTTAATGAAAATTTAAATTCCTAGATTTATAAGCAAATCGTTAAACAATATTAATTATGATATTTCCTAATCTATCTATTAAATGTTTATTTGTATTTCAGGCTTTTCAGCAACAAGTCGTTTGATGAAACAGTATTTAATTTGAGTAAGAAGTATTCAAGGCAATAATAAAGCACCTAAAAACTTTATTTTGATAAAATATAAATTCTTAAGTCAATACATTGCGAATAGAGGTAGATATGAATATACAAGAGTTAAAAAAAATTGGAAAAATTGAGTGCTATGGCGAAGATGAAAAGATATTTCAGCAAGGAGAAATAGGGGATAGTTTGTTTATAATCTTAAAGGGCTCTGTTAACGTTGTTATCACAAGTTCATATGATGGTAATGAAATTTTAGCCTCTGTAATAAAAGAAGGCAATATTTTTGGTGAAATGGCATTGGTTTCTGACTCGAGACGAGGTGCGACAATTAGAACAAATGAAGAAACTACATGTTTACGAATTGGTCAAGCAAAGTTTGATACTTTTATTTCACAAGAACCAAGTATTATAGTAAAAATGCTTAAAATAATGGCCAATCGATATTATGAAACAATAAAACAGTCTAAAAGAAACGAGGAAATAACTTATGTATGATTTTATTCGAGAAGAAACGACTGTTAGGAAAATATTAAAAAAACGAAAATTCATTGAACAAGGTCAAGAGATGGGATGTTGTTATTTTATACTTTCTGGATCTGCGCACATATACTTAAACAATGGAAATGAAGACGTGTTTGTTCGAAAAGCTATTAAAGATGAAATCTTAGGGTTAATGGAATATCTTGGGAATCAAAATTACCCTTATACCGTCATAGCTGATGAAGAAACTTTTATTGCAGAGATCAATGAGGAGAATATCAATAGTTTTATTAGTACAATGCCTCAGATAGCCAATAATTTACTGAATTTCTTTGCTACTAGTATTGAAGAAAGTAATGACTATTTATGTAAATCAATAGAGTCTGAATCAACATATACCAAAGATGAGTCCTTTGAAGTTTCACTTGATGATAAGATTCTAACTTTAATAAATAATAGAAAATATAAAATGATTTTACCGCAAAAACATGAACTGAATTTGTATTCTAAAGACGTTAATTGCCCTGTGTGTCAAAATAAATTTAAAGCCAATCATATTAAGTATTCCCGTTTAAAAGTTGAAAGAAGAACGGATGACTTTAGGGTAATTTATAAAGATTTTGATGATTTATGGTATTTAATTTGGATTTGTCCTTACTGTAATTATGCAAATTTTCATAATGATTTTTACAAACTGAGTGCAAAATCACAAAAGTATCTGCATGACAATTTACCAAGGTATTCTGACGGTGAATTGAAAACGAGCATAAAAAAAACAATAAATGACGTTATAGAGGATTATATTCATCTCAGTCGAATTATGTGTGACTTACACGAAACTATTTTAGTTAAGGTAAGGTTGTTACAATCTCTCGTGTGGTTAATGGGTGATGCTGGTGATTTGCAGACTCAATTAAAATTAAAAGAACATTTACTAGTTGCACTAAAAGACTTCCATTATAATAGTCCAATAAAGCTAAATGTTGATGAAGAAGT
It includes:
- a CDS encoding Crp/Fnr family transcriptional regulator; the encoded protein is MNIQELKKIGKIECYGEDEKIFQQGEIGDSLFIILKGSVNVVITSSYDGNEILASVIKEGNIFGEMALVSDSRRGATIRTNEETTCLRIGQAKFDTFISQEPSIIVKMLKIMANRYYETIKQSKRNEEITYV
- a CDS encoding HD domain-containing phosphohydrolase, yielding MNEKKLISKLTDIAIQLSNERDVDKLLHIILESCVEITNADAGSIFTLTDQGLQFEYTVNHSVDVPFEKSVIPINRQSIVGNCVLNKKSYNLKTMNDVKSLFNIEHNSSFDKKINYRTINMLVVPLLNYDGDVIGAMQLINKKEKNSSLIISYETNVDLPSFTLLDEQLTSSLASQAAILIDRTKLHLELSELLDTIITTLSTTLEQRDPVTAGHSRKVAEYSLLLANAINDNQGIYKEIHISDDRKKELEIAARLHDVGKIGVPEAVLQKKNRLSDANINEIEMRYYLMSELIKKDNDNTFNIDFSDNTVKYIEKIKEINKSNFLDEDSLNFLKMLRDEVPIIYNDLQLVFLNEEEYYNLSIKKGNLTDDERRKINMHVVYSKEILEKMSWGKTFANVPMIAASHHEKLNGKGYPMGIDQNDLSLFERILAITDIYDALTAIDRPYKAPMSIEKAFQILSYEVKDGALDKHLVDLFKSTML
- a CDS encoding DUF2225 domain-containing protein, with protein sequence MYDFIREETTVRKILKKRKFIEQGQEMGCCYFILSGSAHIYLNNGNEDVFVRKAIKDEILGLMEYLGNQNYPYTVIADEETFIAEINEENINSFISTMPQIANNLLNFFATSIEESNDYLCKSIESESTYTKDESFEVSLDDKILTLINNRKYKMILPQKHELNLYSKDVNCPVCQNKFKANHIKYSRLKVERRTDDFRVIYKDFDDLWYLIWICPYCNYANFHNDFYKLSAKSQKYLHDNLPRYSDGELKTSIKKTINDVIEDYIHLSRIMCDLHETILVKVRLLQSLVWLMGDAGDLQTQLKLKEHLLVALKDFHYNSPIKLNVDEEVKLAIKIAVIISELGEYKEAKDVLLKALQLRGMKKVYRTQIQNVLEKING